From Ipomoea triloba cultivar NCNSP0323 chromosome 5, ASM357664v1, the proteins below share one genomic window:
- the LOC116019661 gene encoding agamous-like MADS-box protein AGL61: MSRKNTSRGVTRNRQRVPLARIENEVQRLVTFSKRRTGLFKKASEMSTLCGTEIGMVVFSPSGKPFSFNNPDMNAVLTKYFGEIPRTEPNLAEHIVRAHQEAKMRAMTSQINVLEAKIDEEMLVDQALREAKKGRPSISDLQLPELQSMKHRMETLLDQVTEKLNMFSIMGAQSQAMETRFGANDDAGPSGV, from the coding sequence atgtcTCGTAAAAATACTTCTAGAGGAGTGACAAGAAATCGGCAAAGGGTTCCCCTTGCTAGAATAGAAAATGAGGTTCAACGTCTTGTAACATTTTCAAAACGGCGCACTGGTTTATTTAAAAAAGCCAGTGAGATGTCCACTTTATGTGGCACCGAGATTGGGATGGTGGTATTCTCACCATCTGGCAAACCTTTCTCCTTTAACAACCCTGATATGAATGCAGTCCTTACCAAGTACTTTGGTGAAATCCCCAGAACAGAACCCAACTTAGCTGAACATATTGTCCGTGCTCACCAGGAGGCTAAAATGAGAGCGATGACCTCTCAAATCAACGTCCTTGAAGCTAAAATCGATGAAGAAATGTTGGTCGATCAAGCTTTGAGAGAGGCTAAAAAAGGTAGACCATCCATATCTGATCTTCAATTGCCTGAGCTACAATCCATGAAACACCGCATGGAAACACTTCTTGATCAAGTAACtgagaaattaaatatgttttccATAATGGGGGCACAATCTCAAGCCATGGAAACTCGCTTTGGAGCCAATGATGACGCTGGACCAAGTGGTGTTTAA